From Sporolactobacillus pectinivorans:
TCTCCAATTCTAGTTCACATCCTAGAATCGATTCAACAGTCTCTTTTGGCACACGCCCTAAACGCTTATTATTGTAAAATGGATATCCTTGTTGTACCATAATTTGTTTTGCCTGTCTAATGATATTAACAGCCGTATATTTAGAGTATCCTTTTTTAATTAAATCATCTTTGGTTATTAATTCATTCATAAGGCATTTCATTCCCCCTTTAACCTCTAA
This genomic window contains:
- a CDS encoding DUF3173 domain-containing protein; the encoded protein is MNELITKDDLIKKGYSKYTAVNIIRQAKQIMVQQGYPFYNNKRLGRVPKETVESILGCELELEKNTRG